The following are encoded together in the Hyalangium minutum genome:
- a CDS encoding Rab family GTPase — MSYRFSLSSGRHDWPACTHIGVLVAVTLATSAGAQGTQVDTAPSLPLPVETSWSQAVYFLLTSVVGLASWCIQEYLKRRVKTQVATETREKVSQEVAQKVAQKTQEVAREVAKDWAEGMVKPVKLPPPAKRNSVIMIGLGGTGKTTLIRSLVKDLDANPDKKTEEYHLFHGERRTDQSRHYLYISDYRGQNIGTLVRAFIKQQKIKYSPMAYGHVNSLIVLVDIEEPKQSPMDDEPSQIDEPNFNRVQTHLAQWSGTALDAVFGFLTAETLNYVCLFINKADLLKTREKQAVRALFKELEGLLRERCEGIKFEVYVGSVREGEQINRLEDDLLAAAVDVSNTDSISASSTLAMMRANNA, encoded by the coding sequence GTGTCTTATCGCTTCTCACTGTCATCTGGGCGGCATGATTGGCCTGCCTGCACTCACATAGGCGTCTTGGTTGCCGTCACCCTTGCCACATCCGCAGGTGCGCAGGGCACCCAGGTGGACACAGCGCCATCGTTGCCGTTGCCGGTGGAGACATCGTGGTCGCAAGCCGTCTACTTCCTCCTCACTTCGGTGGTCGGACTCGCTTCCTGGTGCATCCAGGAATACCTCAAGCGTCGCGTGAAGACCCAGGTCGCAACTGAAACCCGGGAGAAGGTCTCTCAGGAAGTGGCTCAGAAGGTCGCTCAGAAGACCCAGGAAGTGGCTCGGGAGGTCGCCAAGGACTGGGCCGAAGGCATGGTCAAGCCCGTCAAGCTGCCTCCGCCAGCCAAGCGCAACTCTGTCATCATGATTGGATTGGGCGGCACTGGGAAGACAACGCTCATCCGGAGCCTGGTGAAAGATCTGGATGCCAATCCTGACAAGAAGACTGAAGAGTACCACCTCTTCCACGGGGAGCGCAGGACCGATCAGTCCCGGCACTATCTGTATATTTCGGACTACCGGGGGCAGAACATCGGAACCCTCGTCCGTGCGTTTATCAAGCAGCAAAAGATCAAGTACTCGCCCATGGCTTACGGCCATGTCAATTCGCTCATCGTTCTCGTGGACATCGAGGAACCCAAGCAGTCGCCCATGGACGATGAGCCGTCCCAGATCGACGAACCGAACTTCAATCGCGTGCAGACCCATCTTGCCCAATGGAGCGGCACGGCGCTGGATGCTGTCTTCGGGTTCTTGACCGCGGAGACCCTGAACTATGTGTGCCTGTTCATCAACAAGGCCGATCTCCTGAAGACGCGCGAGAAACAGGCTGTCAGGGCGCTGTTCAAGGAGCTCGAGGGGTTGCTGCGGGAGCGCTGCGAAGGCATCAAGTTCGAAGTGTATGTGGGTTCGGTCAGGGAGGGGGAGCAGATCAACCGGCTTGAAGATGATCTTTTGGCGGCTGCTGTGGATGTCTCGAACACCGATTCCATCTCCGCCTCGTCGACTCTAGCCATGATGAGAGCAAACAATGCATAA
- a CDS encoding ELWxxDGT repeat protein: MKPWHLLLLLLACVTSEQDPSADPGTPSDAEAVTLAGSLAPPGNTAQRLADIRPGPEGSDPQELVHGDRGLFFTADDGIHGRELWVSTGTGGPGTFLVKDIRPGVESSNPRDLTRMGNRVFFSANDGASGQELWVSDGTPTGTYLVKDILPGAGNAIEPVPFRHERRFQEFGGVLYFGANDGVHGSELWRSDGTAVGTRMVEDLAPGTESSSPRRFARTEQAFYFVGSRGTSVHLLRSTGRPGAVSVLERFEDNLIFNLTPVMSRLFFLVDNDEGEASLWKTDGTAATTLPLRFFHGEYPHDFVALGNRLVFSAGANFNGGDSGGEPEGEELWMSDGTVRGTWLLKDIRPGPLSSAPGALAVLNGRVFFAADNGGGLGRELWVTDGTAVGTRLFKDLEHGPGSSSPEELTAIQGTLFFSAQTPGRGRELWVSHGTVAGTVPLPELNPGPASSSPSGFVHSGQAIFFTAKDSAGRELWALPFWRTNP, encoded by the coding sequence TTGAAACCCTGGCACTTACTGCTGCTGCTCTTGGCTTGTGTGACTTCCGAGCAGGATCCCTCCGCCGATCCTGGCACGCCCTCGGATGCGGAGGCTGTGACACTCGCCGGCTCCTTGGCGCCTCCTGGCAACACCGCCCAGAGACTGGCGGATATCCGGCCAGGCCCTGAGGGCTCTGATCCGCAGGAACTGGTGCATGGTGACCGCGGCCTCTTCTTCACCGCGGACGATGGCATTCATGGACGCGAGCTGTGGGTCAGCACCGGCACGGGCGGCCCGGGTACCTTCCTGGTGAAGGATATTCGGCCCGGAGTGGAGAGCTCGAACCCGAGGGATCTCACGCGGATGGGGAACCGTGTCTTCTTCTCGGCCAATGACGGCGCGAGTGGGCAAGAGCTGTGGGTGAGCGACGGGACCCCCACGGGCACCTATCTCGTGAAGGACATCCTCCCCGGGGCAGGCAACGCCATCGAACCCGTTCCTTTCCGGCACGAGCGCCGCTTCCAGGAGTTCGGTGGGGTGCTCTACTTCGGCGCGAACGACGGTGTGCATGGAAGCGAGCTGTGGCGCAGCGATGGCACGGCGGTCGGCACTCGCATGGTAGAGGATCTCGCCCCGGGAACCGAGAGTTCCTCCCCTCGCCGCTTCGCGCGGACGGAGCAAGCCTTCTACTTCGTAGGCAGCCGAGGGACGAGCGTCCACTTGTTGCGCAGCACGGGCAGGCCGGGTGCTGTCTCCGTGCTGGAGCGCTTCGAGGACAACCTCATCTTCAATCTCACGCCGGTGATGTCGCGCCTCTTCTTCCTCGTGGACAATGACGAAGGCGAGGCCAGCCTCTGGAAGACGGACGGCACGGCGGCCACCACGCTCCCACTGCGCTTCTTCCATGGCGAGTACCCGCATGACTTCGTTGCGCTTGGAAACCGGCTCGTGTTCAGCGCGGGCGCGAACTTCAACGGCGGGGACTCCGGCGGCGAGCCCGAGGGAGAGGAGCTGTGGATGAGCGACGGCACCGTGAGGGGGACGTGGCTGCTCAAGGATATCCGCCCTGGCCCGTTGAGCTCCGCGCCCGGAGCGCTCGCGGTGCTCAACGGGCGCGTCTTCTTCGCGGCGGACAACGGCGGAGGCCTGGGACGCGAGCTATGGGTGACGGATGGTACCGCCGTGGGAACGCGCCTCTTCAAGGACTTGGAGCATGGGCCGGGTTCGTCTTCACCCGAGGAACTCACCGCCATTCAGGGCACGCTCTTCTTCAGCGCACAGACACCTGGGAGGGGTCGCGAGCTGTGGGTGAGCCATGGCACGGTGGCTGGCACCGTGCCACTGCCGGAGTTGAACCCGGGTCCGGCCTCAAGCTCGCCGAGCGGCTTCGTACACTCAGGCCAGGCCATCTTCTTCACCGCGAAAGACAGTGCGGGCCGGGAGCTGTGGGCCTTGCCCTTCTGGCGCACGAATCCATGA
- a CDS encoding HdeD family acid-resistance protein — MGLLLTLLGIVALGAVALTSVVSVIFSGTMLVVAGILEFVHAFRIRKTGPFWTYLLGSLFSIVVGAMLVARPGVGLVTVTLLLAGYFFASGLFRGITSIADRYKGWGWDLAYGIVSVMLGAIIFSQFPFSTLWTLGLVVGVEILSRGISIMAGALAVRGVLRQQVHA; from the coding sequence ATGGGGTTGCTCTTGACGTTGCTCGGAATCGTGGCGCTGGGAGCGGTCGCCCTGACCAGTGTCGTCTCCGTCATCTTCTCGGGCACCATGCTGGTGGTGGCAGGCATCCTCGAGTTCGTTCACGCCTTCCGCATCCGCAAGACGGGCCCCTTCTGGACGTACCTGCTGGGCAGCCTTTTCTCCATCGTGGTGGGAGCAATGCTGGTGGCACGGCCGGGGGTCGGGCTGGTGACGGTGACGCTTCTGCTGGCCGGGTACTTCTTCGCCAGTGGACTCTTCCGGGGCATCACCTCTATTGCCGACCGTTACAAGGGCTGGGGCTGGGATCTGGCCTACGGCATCGTGTCTGTGATGCTGGGCGCCATCATCTTCTCCCAGTTCCCCTTCTCCACGCTGTGGACGCTGGGCCTCGTGGTGGGCGTGGAGATTCTCTCCCGTGGCATCTCCATCATGGCGGGCGCGCTGGCGGTGCGGGGAGTGCTGCGCCAGCAGGTTCACGCCTGA
- a CDS encoding cytochrome P450, whose translation MAEASIYEQILDPAHRANPYPLYAELRKTPVAREADGTYVVSTYDEIVALLHDPRVSSDRRNNPQLAAALQEGPPGLPLPFIGRDPPCHDRLRRLAMRPFGPPHSPARIDALRPWLLQITTGLLDALAGKGRVDVVDDVAYPLPVTVICELLGVPREDEPRFHPWVRALVETVDPSTGTIKERQVRRDRISAELNQYLDGLADAHLRQPGGDLLSQLLTDNGPDGRMSRGDLVSTAVLLLIAGHETTVNLIANGMLTLLRHPDVLDRLRREPILIIPLVEELLRYEPPVQFLAQRATLDDIDIAGTTIPKGSPLVLMLASGSRDPGRFRDPDRFIPDRTNNQHLGFGSGIHYCFGAPLARLEAQIALTELACRLENPRLVADPPPYRPNPVLRGPLHLLVEIDGVRAKSAR comes from the coding sequence ATGGCAGAGGCCAGCATCTACGAGCAGATCCTCGACCCCGCCCACCGGGCCAACCCGTACCCGCTCTACGCCGAGCTGCGGAAGACGCCCGTGGCGCGGGAGGCCGACGGCACGTACGTCGTCAGCACCTACGACGAGATCGTCGCGTTGCTCCACGACCCACGCGTCAGCTCCGATCGCCGCAACAATCCTCAGTTGGCCGCCGCACTCCAAGAGGGCCCTCCAGGGCTGCCGCTGCCCTTCATCGGACGCGACCCTCCTTGCCACGACCGGCTCCGGAGGCTAGCGATGCGGCCCTTCGGGCCGCCCCACAGCCCCGCGCGGATTGATGCCCTTCGTCCCTGGCTGCTCCAGATCACCACGGGCCTGCTCGACGCGCTTGCGGGCAAGGGCCGGGTAGACGTCGTCGACGATGTTGCCTACCCACTCCCAGTGACGGTGATCTGCGAGCTGCTCGGGGTCCCTCGCGAGGACGAACCGCGCTTCCACCCGTGGGTCCGCGCGCTCGTCGAGACCGTTGATCCCAGCACAGGGACGATCAAGGAGCGGCAGGTTCGGCGCGACCGAATCAGCGCGGAGCTGAACCAGTACCTCGATGGGCTCGCCGACGCCCACCTCCGCCAGCCCGGCGGCGATCTGCTCTCTCAGCTCCTCACCGATAACGGTCCCGATGGGAGGATGTCGCGGGGCGACCTGGTGAGCACCGCCGTGTTGCTGCTCATCGCTGGCCATGAGACCACCGTCAACCTCATCGCCAATGGCATGCTCACCCTGCTGCGTCACCCCGACGTGCTTGATCGGCTGCGCCGCGAACCCATACTGATCATCCCGCTCGTCGAGGAGTTGCTGCGCTACGAACCACCGGTGCAGTTCCTGGCTCAACGCGCCACTCTGGACGACATCGACATCGCCGGCACCACCATCCCCAAGGGCTCGCCGCTCGTGTTGATGCTCGCCTCGGGCAGCCGCGACCCCGGCCGCTTCCGCGATCCCGATCGCTTCATCCCCGACCGGACCAACAACCAGCACCTCGGTTTCGGCAGCGGCATTCACTACTGCTTTGGTGCACCGCTGGCCCGGCTAGAGGCGCAGATTGCCCTGACCGAGCTGGCTTGCCGCCTCGAGAACCCCAGGCTCGTCGCCGATCCGCCCCCCTACCGGCCCAACCCGGTGCTTCGAGGCCCCCTCCATCTCCTCGTCGAGATCGACGGCGTCCGGGCGAAGAGCGCGCGGTAG
- a CDS encoding FAD-dependent oxidoreductase, whose product MRVIVDLTRCQGYAQCAFLAPSVFKMQSGDALVYDPSPDESVREQVLRAAAACPVQAIHIREMATLEAVQKDAAKERKPAAPVHGTPAEAAFKRGGRIVIVGASLAGLRAAVALRTEGFAGSLTLIGDEAYAPYDRPPLSKEILTGWVQAERTMLPLRDTLDADWRLGVRAVGLDLAGKQVLLANGQTVEFDRLLIATGTRARPWPNEAEASLEGVEVLRTLGDAAQLQRRFAAKPGRVLVIGAGFVGSEVASACRELGLPVTVVERGAAPLVGVLGGVLGAVAADLQRDHGVDLRCGVTVTKLEGDASGRLRRAHLSDGSTLEVDIAVVALGAIRNVEWLRGSGLAATRWGVSCDTGCRAFDINGLVTDDVFVAGDVARFPHPLCDYQFLSLEHWGNALAQGEIAGHNMISAETDRWPHLAMPTFWSAQFGTHIKAVGVPTFADQLVITQGSLAERRFVAVYGYRGRITAAVAFDQAKWLEFYQGLIDAAAPFPPAFRTVDSPAEMLPVPAQIPDRTVLTQEATVVVTGREPYERRVQWLYRRR is encoded by the coding sequence ATGAGAGTCATCGTCGACCTCACCCGCTGCCAGGGGTATGCGCAGTGCGCCTTCCTCGCGCCGAGCGTGTTCAAGATGCAGTCCGGGGACGCGCTGGTGTACGACCCCAGCCCAGACGAGTCCGTTCGTGAGCAGGTCCTGCGGGCCGCGGCCGCATGCCCGGTCCAGGCCATCCACATTCGCGAGATGGCCACCTTGGAGGCGGTGCAGAAAGACGCCGCAAAGGAACGGAAGCCCGCTGCGCCCGTGCATGGCACCCCCGCGGAGGCGGCGTTCAAGCGCGGTGGCCGCATCGTCATCGTCGGCGCGTCCCTGGCTGGGCTGAGGGCCGCGGTCGCGCTCCGCACCGAGGGCTTTGCCGGGTCGTTGACCCTGATCGGGGACGAGGCGTACGCGCCGTATGACCGGCCGCCGCTGTCCAAAGAAATCCTGACGGGGTGGGTGCAGGCCGAGCGCACGATGCTGCCTCTTCGCGACACGCTTGATGCGGACTGGCGCCTGGGTGTCCGTGCCGTAGGGCTCGACCTGGCAGGCAAGCAGGTCCTGCTCGCCAACGGGCAGACGGTCGAGTTCGATCGGTTGCTGATCGCGACCGGGACGCGTGCCCGGCCGTGGCCCAACGAGGCGGAGGCGTCGCTGGAAGGGGTGGAGGTGCTGCGCACCCTCGGCGACGCAGCCCAGCTGCAGCGGCGCTTCGCTGCCAAGCCCGGCCGGGTCCTGGTCATCGGCGCCGGGTTCGTCGGCTCGGAGGTTGCCTCCGCATGCCGCGAGCTGGGCCTGCCGGTCACCGTCGTCGAGCGGGGCGCCGCCCCACTGGTGGGGGTACTTGGCGGGGTACTCGGAGCAGTTGCAGCGGACCTGCAGCGCGACCACGGCGTCGACCTGCGCTGCGGTGTCACGGTCACGAAGCTGGAGGGGGATGCGAGCGGGCGGTTGCGGCGGGCCCACCTGTCCGACGGCTCGACGCTGGAGGTGGACATCGCTGTGGTCGCACTGGGGGCGATCCGCAACGTGGAGTGGCTGCGCGGCTCAGGGCTGGCGGCCACACGGTGGGGAGTGTCCTGCGATACGGGCTGCCGGGCGTTCGACATCAACGGGCTGGTGACCGATGACGTCTTTGTCGCGGGGGATGTGGCCCGCTTCCCCCACCCACTCTGCGACTACCAGTTCCTGTCCCTCGAGCACTGGGGCAACGCGCTCGCGCAAGGCGAGATTGCGGGGCACAACATGATCAGCGCGGAGACCGACCGCTGGCCACACCTGGCCATGCCCACCTTTTGGTCCGCGCAGTTCGGCACCCACATCAAGGCGGTGGGGGTGCCGACCTTCGCTGACCAGCTCGTCATCACCCAAGGCTCGCTCGCTGAGCGCCGGTTCGTGGCCGTCTACGGCTACAGAGGACGCATCACCGCTGCGGTCGCTTTCGACCAGGCGAAATGGCTGGAGTTCTACCAGGGGCTCATCGACGCGGCCGCGCCGTTCCCTCCTGCCTTCCGCACCGTCGACTCGCCCGCCGAGATGCTGCCTGTTCCGGCCCAGATTCCGGATCGGACTGTGCTTACCCAAGAGGCCACCGTCGTGGTTACCGGCCGCGAGCCATACGAGCGGCGGGTCCAGTGGCTGTACCGGCGTCGGTGA
- a CDS encoding site-specific recombinase, whose protein sequence is MYALLAAAPPQAPLAEGVAWLEQLASWLRTRGPAPTWPGRLAPVESVGSARLRLLVEILSEVPLWCEAVRGVFASVLAETSALRLLADPGLSSGRGLVGDLVDRLGQRLVPHAPDESDLAALVWRLFPGSSGASWLDELAKDQVVAFCELMSSPSFAPLRTGAEDAVAVLAARVSALGLASDVLARLPQVSMDHSPFVRLPLACEALRQAVRTSAQGSEVEHHREACAELLAGCRTAAQSVLGDMHEQAVDTDLVYRLELIGHSLDRLEALLWLLAPDQPHLLPAAATRLLSSLVQAHQREQSLAHLLRGSVRSISRRIFEHTGAVGRHYITTSQDDYLRLVRAAAGGGMLTASTAALKLLITFAALPLFFDGLAASTNYALSFLLIQLLGFTLATKQPSMTGAAVAASMDVKVGDKGLRSLVKHLACVTRSQLASVFGNLSAVVATVTLVSIVLQGLLGRSLLAVNEAEYVVHSLHPLKSGTLVFAALTGLLLWCSSVFGGWLENWVSYRRLPEALANHRGIILLLGEERARWLGAALARNACGLGANVSLGLLLGMTPAVSRFFGLPLDVRHVTLSAGTLAFAGTALGPERLLQPDFLWAVAGLVLVGVMNLSVSFSLGLSAAMRSRGLEPVGFLRLGRAVLAGGIRSLAEFIIPPPPPLLPARRPTSRYGVLSAERPRASTRGQEGHTGPH, encoded by the coding sequence TTGTACGCGCTGCTGGCCGCGGCTCCGCCTCAGGCGCCGCTCGCGGAGGGCGTGGCGTGGTTGGAGCAGCTGGCCAGCTGGCTCCGGACGCGCGGCCCCGCGCCCACGTGGCCTGGGCGGCTGGCACCGGTGGAGTCCGTGGGCTCGGCGCGGCTGCGGCTGTTGGTGGAGATCCTCAGCGAGGTGCCCTTGTGGTGCGAGGCCGTGCGAGGCGTCTTCGCGTCGGTCCTCGCGGAGACCTCCGCGCTGCGGCTGCTGGCCGACCCCGGCTTGTCCTCCGGCCGCGGCCTCGTCGGAGACCTCGTGGACCGGCTCGGTCAGAGGCTGGTGCCACACGCGCCGGACGAGAGCGATCTGGCGGCGCTGGTGTGGCGGCTGTTCCCAGGCTCGTCAGGAGCGAGCTGGCTGGATGAGCTGGCCAAAGATCAGGTGGTCGCCTTCTGCGAACTGATGTCTTCCCCCTCCTTCGCACCATTGAGGACCGGGGCGGAGGACGCGGTGGCCGTGCTTGCCGCGCGCGTCAGTGCCCTCGGACTGGCCAGCGATGTGCTGGCGCGGCTGCCGCAGGTCTCCATGGACCACTCTCCCTTCGTCCGCCTGCCGCTTGCGTGCGAAGCGCTGCGCCAGGCCGTGCGTACGAGCGCTCAGGGCAGCGAGGTGGAGCACCACCGGGAGGCCTGCGCCGAGCTCCTCGCGGGTTGCCGAACCGCCGCGCAGTCCGTGCTGGGCGACATGCATGAGCAGGCGGTGGATACCGATCTCGTCTACCGGCTCGAGCTGATCGGCCACTCGCTGGACCGGCTGGAGGCGCTGCTGTGGCTCCTGGCCCCGGACCAGCCTCACTTGCTGCCGGCTGCCGCGACGCGGCTGCTCTCCTCCCTGGTTCAGGCGCACCAGCGGGAGCAGAGCCTCGCCCACCTCCTCCGCGGCAGCGTGCGCTCCATCTCGCGGCGCATCTTCGAACACACCGGAGCGGTGGGCCGCCACTACATCACCACCAGTCAAGACGACTACCTTCGCCTGGTGCGCGCGGCGGCCGGTGGGGGGATGCTCACCGCGAGCACCGCGGCGCTCAAGCTGCTCATCACCTTCGCGGCGCTCCCCCTCTTCTTCGACGGTCTGGCGGCCTCGACCAACTACGCCCTCAGCTTCCTGCTCATCCAGCTGCTCGGCTTCACCCTGGCCACCAAGCAGCCCTCCATGACAGGCGCGGCCGTGGCAGCCTCCATGGATGTGAAGGTCGGCGACAAAGGCTTGCGCAGCCTGGTGAAGCACTTGGCCTGCGTCACCCGCTCCCAGTTGGCCTCGGTTTTCGGCAACCTCAGCGCCGTGGTGGCCACGGTCACGCTCGTGAGCATCGTCCTCCAGGGGCTGCTGGGCCGATCGCTGCTGGCAGTAAACGAGGCTGAGTATGTCGTTCATTCGCTGCACCCGCTGAAGAGCGGAACGCTGGTGTTCGCCGCGCTCACCGGCTTGCTGCTGTGGTGCTCCAGTGTCTTCGGCGGCTGGCTGGAGAACTGGGTGAGCTACCGGCGGCTCCCGGAGGCGCTGGCGAACCATCGGGGCATCATCCTCCTACTGGGTGAGGAGCGGGCGCGGTGGCTCGGCGCGGCCCTCGCGCGCAATGCCTGTGGCCTGGGAGCCAACGTCAGCCTGGGCCTGCTGTTGGGGATGACCCCCGCGGTGAGCCGGTTCTTTGGCCTGCCGCTGGATGTGCGGCACGTCACCCTCAGCGCCGGCACGCTCGCCTTCGCTGGCACGGCGCTCGGGCCCGAGCGGCTGCTGCAGCCGGACTTCCTCTGGGCGGTGGCCGGGCTCGTTCTGGTGGGAGTGATGAATCTGAGCGTGAGCTTCTCGCTGGGACTCTCCGCGGCGATGCGCTCGCGAGGCCTGGAGCCGGTGGGATTCCTGCGGCTGGGACGCGCGGTCCTGGCTGGCGGAATCCGCTCGCTGGCCGAGTTCATCATCCCTCCCCCACCACCGCTGCTGCCGGCCCGCCGTCCTACGTCCCGCTACGGAGTGCTCTCGGCGGAACGCCCACGCGCCTCCACGCGCGGGCAGGAGGGCCACACCGGTCCCCACTGA
- a CDS encoding S8 family serine peptidase, with the protein MNQETEAAHALGAESTQGFLRSEDPIPGQYIVVLKEADVPAKDVLAVASTLAFRYQATVLEEYQHALRGFAIAADENQARALAADPLVKYVVEDGVVRLADAQLEAPWGLDRIDQRNRPLDGVYRYNQTGVSVHAYIFDTGIRTTHVEFGGRASADFTVINDGRGAEDCNGHGTHVAGTIGGQRFGLAKGVQLHSVRVLNCNGSGTWSGVIAAIEWVTTHQVKPAVANMSLGGAANPAVDDAIRGSISQGILYVVAAINNGDDACKYTPSRIAEAMTVGATDSSDARPYFSNFGSCLDMFAPGVNITSAWFSSDTATKELTGTSMAAPHVTGAAALYLEINPNATPAAVSQALNDRATSGVVSDPGAGSPNRLLFAFSEPQRWVSDFGYEAGGWRVENHPRMMADVNGDGRQDIVGFGNAGVYVSLSTGSSFTPPQLWVAGFGYEAGGWRVEKHPRMMADVNRDGRQDIVGFGNAGVSVSLSTGSSFTPPQLWVADFGYEAGGWRVENHPRMMADVNRDGRQDVVGFGNAGVYVALSTGSSFTPPQLWVTDFGYEAGGWRVEKHPRMMADVNGDGMQDVVGFGNAGVYVALSTGSGFATSQLWVADFGYEAGGWRVENHPRMMADVNGDGRQDVVGFGNAGVFVALSTGSSFAAPQLWVADFGYEAGGWRVENHPRMTAEVNDDGRQDIVGFGNAGVYIALSTGSNFTGPQFRVDSYGWGSGWLVGQDPRMMADVNGDGRQDIVGFGSKAVFVTLL; encoded by the coding sequence ATGAATCAAGAAACCGAGGCTGCTCACGCGCTTGGCGCAGAGAGCACTCAGGGTTTCCTTCGAAGTGAAGATCCGATTCCAGGGCAATACATTGTCGTGCTGAAGGAAGCCGATGTGCCCGCGAAGGATGTGCTGGCCGTCGCATCGACGCTCGCCTTCCGGTATCAGGCCACCGTGCTCGAGGAGTACCAGCACGCTCTCCGTGGATTCGCGATAGCCGCCGATGAGAACCAAGCGCGTGCCCTCGCAGCCGATCCTCTGGTCAAATATGTCGTAGAGGACGGGGTGGTGCGGCTGGCCGACGCGCAGCTCGAAGCACCTTGGGGACTGGACCGGATCGATCAGCGAAACAGGCCGCTGGATGGTGTTTATCGGTACAACCAGACCGGCGTCTCCGTTCACGCGTATATCTTCGATACGGGCATCAGGACCACGCACGTCGAGTTCGGCGGCCGCGCCTCGGCGGACTTCACAGTCATCAACGATGGGAGGGGCGCCGAGGACTGCAATGGTCATGGAACTCATGTCGCTGGGACAATTGGCGGTCAGCGCTTTGGGCTCGCCAAGGGGGTCCAACTGCACTCGGTACGCGTGCTCAACTGCAACGGCTCAGGCACCTGGTCTGGAGTCATTGCTGCCATTGAATGGGTGACAACCCATCAGGTGAAACCAGCGGTGGCAAACATGAGCCTGGGTGGGGCAGCGAACCCGGCTGTTGATGATGCGATCCGCGGCTCAATCAGTCAGGGTATTCTCTATGTTGTTGCAGCGATCAACAATGGTGATGATGCGTGCAAGTATACCCCATCTCGAATCGCTGAAGCGATGACGGTAGGGGCAACGGACTCGAGTGATGCCCGTCCGTATTTCTCCAATTTCGGTTCCTGTCTCGACATGTTTGCTCCAGGCGTCAACATCACTTCCGCCTGGTTCTCGAGCGATACCGCGACAAAAGAGCTCACGGGCACCTCCATGGCCGCGCCTCATGTGACGGGGGCCGCGGCCCTCTACTTGGAGATCAATCCAAACGCCACTCCGGCAGCAGTCAGTCAAGCGCTGAACGATCGAGCTACGTCTGGCGTGGTTTCCGACCCGGGTGCGGGTTCTCCCAACCGCTTGCTTTTCGCTTTCTCGGAGCCGCAACGCTGGGTCTCGGACTTCGGTTACGAAGCGGGAGGCTGGCGCGTCGAAAACCACCCGCGCATGATGGCGGACGTGAACGGCGATGGCAGGCAGGACATCGTCGGATTCGGCAATGCCGGTGTCTACGTCTCTCTCTCCACGGGCAGTAGCTTCACCCCGCCGCAGCTCTGGGTCGCGGGCTTTGGTTACGAGGCGGGAGGTTGGCGCGTCGAAAAACATCCTCGCATGATGGCGGATGTGAATCGCGATGGCAGGCAAGACATCGTCGGGTTCGGCAATGCCGGTGTCTCCGTCTCGCTCTCCACGGGCAGCAGCTTCACCCCGCCGCAGCTCTGGGTCGCGGACTTTGGTTACGAGGCGGGAGGCTGGCGCGTCGAAAACCACCCGCGCATGATGGCGGATGTGAACCGCGATGGCAGGCAAGATGTCGTCGGGTTTGGCAATGCCGGTGTCTACGTCGCCCTCTCCACGGGCAGCAGCTTCACCCCGCCGCAGCTCTGGGTCACGGACTTTGGCTATGAGGCGGGAGGTTGGCGCGTCGAGAAACACCCGCGCATGATGGCCGACGTGAACGGTGATGGCATGCAGGATGTCGTCGGGTTCGGCAATGCCGGTGTCTACGTTGCCCTCTCGACAGGCAGCGGCTTCGCCACGTCGCAGCTCTGGGTCGCGGACTTTGGTTACGAGGCGGGAGGTTGGCGCGTCGAAAACCACCCGCGCATGATGGCGGACGTGAACGGCGATGGCAGGCAGGACGTCGTCGGGTTCGGCAATGCCGGTGTCTTCGTCGCCCTCTCCACGGGCAGCAGCTTTGCCGCGCCGCAGCTCTGGGTCGCGGACTTTGGTTACGAGGCGGGAGGTTGGCGCGTCGAAAATCACCCGCGCATGACGGCGGAGGTGAACGACGATGGCAGGCAGGACATCGTTGGGTTCGGCAATGCCGGTGTCTACATCGCCCTCTCAACAGGCAGCAACTTCACGGGGCCGCAATTCCGCGTGGATAGTTACGGATGGGGGAGCGGGTGGCTCGTCGGTCAGGACCCTCGCATGATGGCGGACGTCAACGGTGATGGCCGCCAGGATATTGTGGGCTTTGGAAGTAAAGCGGTCTTCGTCACTCTGCTCTAG